The Stieleria maiorica genome includes the window TGGGCTGGATCGTCGCCGCGACACGAATGGCCGCCGTCGCCGATTTCCCTTGCAATTCGGCAGCGGGCGGATCCGGCGGAAGTTCAACCCACTGGATCTGGTAGTGATCACTCGAGACATCATGCAGTTGGATTTGCTCGCTGCGTTGGCTGTAGATCCAGAACTCCGCGGTCGCCGCTTCGGTGATGTCGTGTCGGCCGAAACTGATTTTTTCCGGGACCACCAACTCGGAAGTGATTTTCCCACCGACGCCCAGGACGATCGACTGTTTCAGCGGATCGTTGGTCACGATCGTTGCGGTCGATGTCGGCAGCGTCCCTTCGGCCTCCGCACCGGCGGTCAGCGAAACCACACAAAACGTTTCTTCTCCGGGGGCCAGTGCCTCCCGGGCCAGGGTCGCCGAAATCCGCTCGTCACTCACGTCACGCACTTGCAGCGTCAATTCCACAGCGCCGAGATTGCGGATGGGGAACTGAAACTCTCGCGACTCGCCGGGATTCATCCAGCCGAAGTCATGGCTGGACACGACGGTGCTGGCCTGGGGCCTTGGCTTGTCGGCGTATTCTTGCCGAAGTTTGCGATTTTCTTCCTGCGCGGCCAAGAGCTTGTCGTACGTATCACGTTTGCTATCTGGAACGCCCCAGGGCTTGTAGGTGACCATCTGGCTGAGTGCCGCCGCCATCGAAGCGAATCCGACGACCAGGGCCGCAAAAATCAGCAACCGCTTTGTAAACTGGTTCATACCGTGCAGATAAAAGAATCGGTGATTGAATCGAAATAGCCCCCATGGCGAAATCGCCATGGAGGCCCTCTGATTGATGGAGGTGGATCGCCAAGTAAAGGCTTGGCAGAACCAATCGATCAGTTCTCTTCGAAGGTGCCCTTGAAGATGGCGTCATCCAGGAACAATCCGCTGTAGCACTCGCTCGGAGTCAGTTCGACGTCCGAGTTGGTGTAGCCGATGTTCGAGTAGTCGCTTTGGGTGTCGTCGACGGGGAACCCGGGGTTCAGGTATCCGTCGCCATTGTTGTCGTAGAACGACCGGACCGAACCGTCGCCCATCAGGACGTTGCAAGCACCGGCGTGGATCGCGAACCAGTCGCGGGTGTCTTGCAGGTAAGTCGCGTTGTCGGTCGGGTCGGCGGGCGTCGAAGGCTCGGAGCTGAAATCGCCTCGCACTCCAGCCGAAACCGGTGCGGTGCAACCAACCGTCGTCGCTTGGCCACGTTCGCAATTGATTTGATCGGTCAACTGAACCGATGCGTCGAGCAGGATGATGCGGTTGTTGCTGGAGTTATAGTATGCGGGGCCGTCGTTGAAGGCCTCGGCAAGCAACATCCCTCTGGGAAGTTCGACCTTGGCATTCGGCACGTCGGCACCGAGAACCGCTTCGTCGATGTCGCCAGGACCTGCGTCACCCAACAGCGGGATGTTCTGGGTCGCAACACGACTGCGGTCCAGGGTTGCCGCCAGCAGCGGGCCGGTGGTGCCTAGTCGCTCTTTGAACGCTCCGCCCGGGCTGGCAATGATGTCCACCGGGGGGCTCAGCCCGTCTTCGTTCGTGACCGGTGCACCGCGAACCAAGAAGTAACCCGATGCGTAGTTGGTCATGTAGCCCTTGTCAACGTACAGTGCACCGACCAATTCCGGGCGCGTTTGGTACTCAACGTTTTGCGGCTGGACGGTCACGGGGAACGTGCCTGCTGCTCCGCCGACTTGCATCAGGTATCGACCCGAACCTTCACGCATCCGCGCCTCAGTGTTGCCAGCTGATGGTGCAATCGTCGCGGCATTTCCGGACGTCGAAATGCCCAGCAGGTCATTCAACTTTTCCAATGCTTTGGCAGGGTTGCTGGGGCACAGCATGTCGCCCGGCAAAGCCGAGCCGCTGTTGACCATGTCGGCGACCCAGCCGTAGGTGTCCATGTCACCGTCACGCTCGAAGTCCGAGGCACCGGTGCACATGCGGCCCAGCGGGTCACGTTCGGCGAACGTGTACATTCCGATTCCGAACTGACGCAGGTTGCTCGTGCACTGCGTACGACGGGCAGCTTCGCGAGCCTTGGTCAGAGCCGGCAACGCCAACGCGGCCAGCAGGGAGATGATGGCGATGACCACCAACAGTTCGATCAGGGTGAAACCTGATTTTCGCATACGCGACATTTCGAATTCCTTGTTTGGATTTCTATGGACAGGGAAACACCCCCCGCCCAAAATGGGGAAACAACCGGAGTAGTCGGCTGGCGGTCTGACGGCATGCGACGCGGGATCTTTAGCGGTGATCGCGTCTGGCCGTGACCTGCTGGCCGGCTTCTCTTTTTTTCTTAAAACTCCAAATACACGGCGTGAACGCCACGCCCATGTGCGGTTCGGGAGCCCCGGTGACGCCACCGGAAAAACGCTCCATTTCAGAGCTTCCGCTCCGCGGCCAAACCGATCGTGGATCGCACCAAAATCAGTTGGCCGTGGACAAGAAGCAGTGAACCAGATCCCGGCGAAGCCTTGATGGGTTGAAGATGAGAAGTCGATGAATCTCGCTCCGTGTCTTCAGCCGCCCAAGTCGCTTTCCGCGAACCCGGTCGCTTTGACACGCGTATTCAAACGAGCCATCGGTCAGCCGCAATCGCAAACCGCTGCATTTGCTTCAACCTTCATCGTTCCTTCGCATTCACACCGCAACGGCTTCATACGGCGCGCCATGACAGGGTCCGGGCAACGAATCCTGCGCCAAAACGCAACGCGGCGCTAACGCAATCTTCACAAAGAGAAGGGGCAACCGGCTGGCGTCACGCGCGTTGCCTCGTTCCCAGGCTCCGCCTGGGGACGGGGATTCTCCGAGGCTCCGCCTCGAGTCGAATGTAGTGTGTGTGGCAGGAGCCACACCGGCAGTGCGTTCCAAGGCGGAGCCTTGGAACGAGGGGGCGACTGTTGTCACGCGCGTTGCCTCGTTCCCAGGCTCCGCCTGGGGACGGGAGTTCTCCGAGGCTCCGCCTCGAGTCGAATGCAGTGTGCGTGTGGCAGGAGCCACACCGGCAGTGCGTTCCAAGGCGGAGCCTTGGAACGAGGGAGAGACGGCTAATGTCACGCGTGCTCCCTCGTTCCCAGGCTCCGCCTGGGGACGGGTATTCTCCGAGGCTCCGCCTCGAGTCGAACGCCGTGTGCGTGTGGCAGGAGCCACACCGGCAGTGCGTTCTAAGGCGGAGCCTTGGAACGAGGGAGAGGCGGCTGGTGTCACGCATGTTGCCTCGTTCCCAGGCTCCGCCTGGGGACGGGAGTTCTCCGAGGCTCCGCCTCGAGTCGAATGCAGTGTGCGTGTGGCAGGAGCCACACCGGCAGTGCGTTCCAAGGCGGAGCCTTGGAACGAGGGGGCGACTGTTGTCACGCGTGTTGCCTCGTTCCCAGGCTCCGCCTGGGGACGGGAGTTCTCCGAGGCTCCGCCTCGGGGCGGACGCAGTGTGTGTGGCAGGAGCCACACCGGCAACGCGTTCCAAGGCGGAGCCTTGGAACGAGGGAGATGGGAAGGTCGAAAGCCGTTGGCGGCTTCCCCTACAGGGTCTTCAGACGGATGTTCTTGAATTCCGCCCACATCGGTGCACCGGCGTGCAGTTGCAATCCGATCATGCCTTTGGCGAACGATTTCTCCGGGTGGTTGTCGGTGAAGTCCAACACCAAGCGACCATTGAGGTAGTGGCGGATGTGGTTGCCCTTGGCGATGATCACGACATCATTCCAATCGTCAACCTTCATCAACTCCTTGAACTCCTCTTTCGTGATCAGCGGCTCGCCTTGGACCTGCTTTCCGTCTTCGTTCCAAACCGCTTTCTCGCCGACCAGGCAGATCCGCCCGCGCGATCCCTTTTCGTCGTAAATGAATCCCGGCACGTTGGGCAGGTCTTCTTCGTTGCGGATCTCGTGCTGATAACCACGCAGCACCCACTGGTTAGACGCTCCGCGCCCAGAGGTCACGCGTTGGGATCGATACTGGATCCCCGAGTTGTTCGTCGCGGTGCAACGGAAGGACAATCGGAGCTCAAAATCCGCGACTTCATCTTTCCAGATCAGGAACGTGTTGCCCTTGGTGGAAACCTCCTTGGTCGTCTCACCATGAATCACGCCCTCTCGCACGCTCCACAACCTCGGGTCGCCGTCCCAACCCTCCAAGTTTTCTCCGTCAAACAGCACGCTCATGCCGTCCGGCTCCGGCGGCGCACTCTCCGCGGGTGACTCGGCAACGCAAGCAGAAACGACCAAACAAAAGGTGCCAAACAGGAAAGAGCGAAGCATGATGGGTCTCGCGTAGGAAAGGGAGTTTTTTTCGAGCCCGGTAGTATGACCGGGAGAGGCGAGACGTGCCAGCGTTTCAGGTTTCAGGTTGGCCCGACATTTTTTTTCTACTTTCCCTTCTCTCCATTTTTCTGCCCTCCATTTTTCTGTCCCTCCCCGCTTCCCACCACCTACCCGCGTTCCCAGCACGCCACCGTGTGCACTTCGGTCGCTGATTCAACCTGTTCATGCGGCGGCCGCTCGAATCGACATTTGTCGACGACCAGGGGGCAGCGATCGGCGAACGAACACCCCACGTGCTCGCGATCTGGCGTCGGGACCTCGCCTTCCAAGCGAATCCGCTGGCGCGATGCGGCCTTGGACGGATCAGGAATCGGCACCGCCGATAACAGCGCCTCGGTGTACGGGTGCGTCGGATTGGCGTACACCGATTCCGCTTCGCCCAGTTCGACCAACCGCCCCAGGTACATCACACCGACGCGCGTGGCGATGTGCCGAACCACACTCAAATCATGCGCGATGAACAGATACGACAGCCCCAACCGCTGCTGCAGATCCATCAGCAAATTGATGATTTGAGCCTGGATGGAAACGTCCAAGGCACTGACCGGTTCATCGCACAGAATCAATTTCGGCTCCACAGCCAACGCCCTGGCGATCCCGATCCGCTGGCGTTGGCCGCCGCTGAATTCGTGCGGGTAGCGATTCAGGAATCTCGGGTTCAGCCCCACCAGATCCATCAACCGCAACACTTCCAATTTCCGATCTTTTCCCGACGCCAATCCGTGCACGGCCAACGGTTCGCCGATGATGCTGCCGACGGTCATCCGTGGATTCAGCGATGCGAACGGGTCTTGGAAAACCATCTGCACGACGCGGCGGTACCGCATCATCTCTCGGTCGCCCAGCCGCGTGATATCGACGCCTTCCAACCGAACCGATCCGCTGGTCGGATGCACCAAATTAATGATCGCCCGAGCGGTGGTCGATTTGCCACATCCTGATTCACCGACCAGCGCCAACGTTTCGCCCTTGGCGATGTCAAACGACAGACCATCAACGGCGCGAATCACGCCCCGTTGTGGGCTGAGGAACGAACCGCGGCTGAACGGGAAATGAACGCGAAGGTCGCGAACCGACAGAAGCGGCGTGGGTGATTGAATGACTTCAGACATCGATCGCCTCCTGTTGCGCAACCAGACACGCGGCCTCGCGGCGACCGTCCAGATTGACGAGCGCGGGATCCTGCGTCTTGCACGCGTCGATCGCGACGGGGCAACGCGGCCGGAACGAACAGCCGTCGGGCAAATGGCCTAGATCGGGCGGTTGGCCGGGGATCGCTTGCAACGTCTCGGCCGTTTGATCGAACCGGGGCAGCGAGCGCAACAAGCCCTGCGTGTAGGGATGCTTCGGATCGGCAAACAACGCATCGGCGTCCGCTTTTTCGACGACGCGTCCGGCATACATCACCAGCACCCGGTGACAGATCTCTGCGACGACGCCCAAGTCATGGGTGATCATGATAATGCTGGTGCCGCGACGCTGTTGCAAGTCACGCAGCAGGTCCAAGATCTGGGCCTGGATCGTCACGTCCAACGCCGTCGTCGGTTCGTCGGCGATCAACAGGTCGGGTTCGCACGACAACGCCATCGCGAT containing:
- a CDS encoding 3-keto-disaccharide hydrolase, producing MLRSFLFGTFCLVVSACVAESPAESAPPEPDGMSVLFDGENLEGWDGDPRLWSVREGVIHGETTKEVSTKGNTFLIWKDEVADFELRLSFRCTATNNSGIQYRSQRVTSGRGASNQWVLRGYQHEIRNEEDLPNVPGFIYDEKGSRGRICLVGEKAVWNEDGKQVQGEPLITKEEFKELMKVDDWNDVVIIAKGNHIRHYLNGRLVLDFTDNHPEKSFAKGMIGLQLHAGAPMWAEFKNIRLKTL
- a CDS encoding ABC transporter ATP-binding protein, whose translation is MSEVIQSPTPLLSVRDLRVHFPFSRGSFLSPQRGVIRAVDGLSFDIAKGETLALVGESGCGKSTTARAIINLVHPTSGSVRLEGVDITRLGDREMMRYRRVVQMVFQDPFASLNPRMTVGSIIGEPLAVHGLASGKDRKLEVLRLMDLVGLNPRFLNRYPHEFSGGQRQRIGIARALAVEPKLILCDEPVSALDVSIQAQIINLLMDLQQRLGLSYLFIAHDLSVVRHIATRVGVMYLGRLVELGEAESVYANPTHPYTEALLSAVPIPDPSKAASRQRIRLEGEVPTPDREHVGCSFADRCPLVVDKCRFERPPHEQVESATEVHTVACWERG
- a CDS encoding DUF1559 family PulG-like putative transporter; amino-acid sequence: MSRMRKSGFTLIELLVVIAIISLLAALALPALTKAREAARRTQCTSNLRQFGIGMYTFAERDPLGRMCTGASDFERDGDMDTYGWVADMVNSGSALPGDMLCPSNPAKALEKLNDLLGISTSGNAATIAPSAGNTEARMREGSGRYLMQVGGAAGTFPVTVQPQNVEYQTRPELVGALYVDKGYMTNYASGYFLVRGAPVTNEDGLSPPVDIIASPGGAFKERLGTTGPLLAATLDRSRVATQNIPLLGDAGPGDIDEAVLGADVPNAKVELPRGMLLAEAFNDGPAYYNSSNNRIILLDASVQLTDQINCERGQATTVGCTAPVSAGVRGDFSSEPSTPADPTDNATYLQDTRDWFAIHAGACNVLMGDGSVRSFYDNNGDGYLNPGFPVDDTQSDYSNIGYTNSDVELTPSECYSGLFLDDAIFKGTFEEN